The Paenibacillus sp. YPG26 genome includes a window with the following:
- a CDS encoding metalloregulator ArsR/SmtB family transcription factor, with translation MDGGPAKHDIFQAIADPTRRSLLQMLAGQEMPVTAISGHYPISRTAVSKHLRILADAGLVIERKVGRETRYRLDPEPLTELKRWLSFYERFWDNKMAMLRNYVESEDN, from the coding sequence ATGGATGGAGGTCCCGCCAAGCATGATATCTTTCAGGCTATTGCGGACCCCACCCGCCGCAGTCTGCTCCAGATGCTTGCCGGGCAGGAGATGCCGGTTACCGCCATAAGCGGACACTACCCAATCAGCCGAACGGCTGTATCCAAGCATCTGAGAATTCTCGCGGATGCCGGGCTTGTCATAGAAAGGAAGGTCGGCCGGGAGACCCGGTACCGCCTTGATCCAGAACCGCTTACAGAATTGAAGCGGTGGTTAAGCTTTTACGAGCGATTCTGGGATAATAAAATGGCCATGCTGAGAAACTATGTGGAGTCTGAAGACAACTAA
- a CDS encoding nuclear transport factor 2 family protein: MAGDVKRDIIEKYIEAYNTFDIEGMVGLLDKEILFRNISNGEVDTEIQGIEEFRELAGKSAAMFSNRCQTITGYAAEDDQAEVQIDYEGTLAVDLPNGLKAGDKIHLQGKSVFQIKEGKLTLIEDHS, from the coding sequence ATGGCTGGAGATGTGAAGAGAGACATTATTGAGAAATATATTGAGGCTTACAACACGTTCGATATCGAGGGTATGGTTGGGCTGTTAGATAAGGAAATCCTGTTCAGAAATATCTCTAACGGAGAAGTTGACACGGAGATCCAAGGCATCGAGGAATTTCGGGAACTGGCGGGCAAGTCGGCAGCTATGTTCTCGAATCGGTGTCAGACCATTACTGGTTATGCGGCTGAGGACGATCAAGCAGAAGTTCAGATTGATTATGAAGGTACACTTGCGGTTGATTTACCGAATGGGCTGAAGGCGGGCGACAAGATTCATTTGCAAGGCAAGTCCGTATTTCAGATCAAGGAAGGTAAATTAACACTTATTGAGGATCACAGCTGA
- a CDS encoding SRPBCC domain-containing protein gives MSNSSSNSLPDIRHTFTFQAPIHKVWNAVATSEGMSAWFMPNDFKAELGHEFYLDAGPYGKNLCKVTELDPPAKLSFSWAKNWTITFELKELDNQTEFTLIHAGWDAADQVPYNNMNHGWAEIGQRLGKYVQA, from the coding sequence ATGAGCAATTCCAGTTCCAATTCACTGCCGGATATCCGGCACACCTTTACTTTCCAGGCACCGATCCACAAAGTGTGGAATGCAGTCGCCACTTCTGAAGGCATGTCCGCCTGGTTCATGCCCAACGATTTCAAGGCAGAGCTTGGACATGAGTTCTATCTCGACGCAGGCCCATATGGCAAGAATCTCTGCAAAGTCACCGAGCTCGATCCACCTGCCAAGCTGTCGTTCAGTTGGGCCAAGAACTGGACCATTACCTTCGAATTGAAAGAACTGGACAACCAGACTGAGTTCACGCTGATCCACGCCGGCTGGGATGCTGCCGATCAAGTGCCTTACAACAACATGAATCATGGCTGGGCGGAGATTGGACAGCGGCTCGGCAAATATGTCCAGGCCTAG